The Cellulomonas sp. S1-8 genome has a window encoding:
- a CDS encoding DedA family protein codes for MGTTRGDHVLEQWVLDLAASPWVFAALFGFATIDGFFPPIPSESVVIALASLSTSTGSPLLWGVVLVAALGAFVGDQIAYQIGTVVRIRELRVFQGRRGHALLDWAERALLTRGAAFIIAARYIPVGRVAVNMTAGALGFRRRRFVLLTAIAALSWALYSTAIGIGTGAVLGDSPLVGVVAGVVGGFVIGLGVDWVLRRWLGFTARTVPTAATVATAADGTAADEHALAGGVPVDAATAGAEPASPRSEGTAA; via the coding sequence GTGGGCACGACGAGGGGGGACCACGTGCTCGAGCAGTGGGTACTCGACCTGGCGGCCTCGCCGTGGGTCTTCGCGGCGCTGTTCGGGTTCGCGACGATCGACGGGTTCTTCCCGCCGATCCCCAGCGAGTCCGTCGTGATCGCGCTGGCCTCGCTGTCGACCTCCACCGGGAGCCCCCTGCTGTGGGGCGTCGTCCTGGTCGCCGCGCTCGGTGCGTTCGTCGGCGACCAGATCGCGTACCAGATCGGCACGGTCGTCCGGATCCGTGAGCTGCGGGTGTTCCAGGGTCGCCGGGGTCATGCCCTGCTCGACTGGGCGGAGCGCGCGCTGCTCACGCGCGGCGCTGCCTTCATCATCGCGGCGCGCTACATCCCCGTCGGCCGGGTCGCGGTGAACATGACGGCCGGGGCGCTCGGGTTCCGGCGACGCAGGTTCGTGCTGCTCACCGCCATCGCCGCCCTGAGCTGGGCGCTGTACTCGACGGCGATCGGCATCGGCACCGGTGCCGTGCTGGGGGACTCCCCGCTGGTCGGTGTCGTGGCGGGTGTCGTCGGGGGGTTCGTCATCGGGCTCGGCGTCGACTGGGTCCTGCGGCGGTGGCTGGGGTTCACGGCACGGACCGTGCCCACGGCGGCCACTGTGGCCACGGCGGCCGACGGGACCGCGGCCGACGAGCATGCCCTCGCCGGCGGTGTCCCGGTGGACGCCGCGACGGCCGGCGCCGAGCCGGCGTCCCCGCGGAGCGAGGGCACCGCGGCCTGA
- a CDS encoding glutamine amidotransferase, with product MRPFLFLGVRPEDAPADDEYDAMLRCTGLDESTLRRVRLEAAPLGVVDLDAWSGIVVGGGPFCVSDPEDDKSAVQRRVEADLSRLLDAVVPADKPFFGACYGIGTLGRHQGGVVDRAHPEPVGAVTVELTAAGRADPVLGVAPPRFGAFVGHKESLSVLPAHAVLLASSPTAPVQAFRVGRHVYATQFHPELDADGLATRVEAYRFDGYFDPTEAADVVAAARTSGVRTVPPVLRAFVERHLHPRTDSGSGRGVLRDEIGAAQG from the coding sequence ATGAGGCCGTTCCTGTTCCTGGGGGTGCGTCCCGAGGACGCCCCCGCGGACGACGAGTACGACGCCATGCTGCGCTGCACGGGCCTCGACGAGTCGACGCTGCGCCGCGTGCGGCTCGAGGCGGCACCGCTCGGGGTCGTCGACCTCGACGCGTGGTCGGGGATCGTGGTGGGCGGGGGCCCGTTCTGCGTGAGCGACCCCGAGGACGACAAGTCGGCCGTGCAACGACGCGTCGAGGCAGACCTGTCGCGGCTGCTCGACGCCGTCGTCCCCGCCGACAAGCCGTTCTTCGGCGCCTGCTACGGCATCGGCACCCTGGGACGGCACCAGGGTGGTGTCGTGGACCGCGCCCACCCCGAGCCCGTCGGTGCGGTCACGGTCGAGCTCACGGCGGCGGGGCGTGCCGATCCCGTCCTCGGCGTCGCGCCGCCGCGCTTCGGGGCGTTCGTCGGGCACAAGGAGTCGTTGAGCGTGCTGCCCGCGCACGCCGTCCTGCTGGCGTCCTCGCCGACCGCCCCCGTGCAGGCGTTCCGGGTGGGCCGGCACGTCTACGCGACGCAGTTCCACCCCGAGCTCGACGCCGACGGGCTGGCCACGCGCGTCGAGGCGTACCGGTTCGACGGCTACTTCGACCCCACCGAGGCGGCGGACGTCGTCGCGGCGGCGCGGACGAGCGGCGTGCGCACGGTGCCGCCGGTGCTCCGGGCGTTCGTCGAGCGCCACCTCCACCCCAGGACGGACAGCGGGTCGGGTCGGGGAGTCCTCAGGGACGAGATCGGTGCCGCTCAGGGCTGA